The following nucleotide sequence is from Mytilus trossulus isolate FHL-02 chromosome 9, PNRI_Mtr1.1.1.hap1, whole genome shotgun sequence.
ataagtttttATCTGCACATCCAGATACTGTtcccgtaaacagcaaaacagatgtttttatcctcattgttttcagcactttaaataaccaagtttttaaagttatgcGATTGTcaccttgtaatgggtcctcaacaactcttaactgcagcaagatggcagattatcagcatgtGAGAAGCAGATATGTCGATGTAACaactgcacgtattgttggtcatacccattccactataagtcgttttgagaataaaaatcaggcaatgAACGATGgtaaagaccttccgagataCAGAAGACCTCCTCAACCATTTGCTatggaaaatcaagcataattaaggttggtcagaaggaaacctattgcatacaatacaatcctaaaaagagagtgatgggcatacaggagccttttaacaagaactgttcgataTCGACTCATCGCTACTTGTTATCGTGtgataagaccatttcggagacctttgcttacgaacagacacacagttttccgtattcaatgtagtgcagagctcgcgaAAGTTAGgaattagcatcgtggaggaagattcATTGTTCCAATTgaattcggttcatcttccttggcccaatcgtagcccggatttgaaccatatcgagcatatatgggacactattgagcggaaagtgcgcgaaaggacaccccagttcaaacgcatcatgaaataaacaatgcccttcatcagaaatggttgatGCTgccttagcaacaaattagtcgtTTTATGGCAGGAATCCGAAGACGTTtagatgcggttatccgtttgaatggaagctgcgcacaaagtacttattctttggcgtataacgatcaaccatgatatGATCAGTcatctgaagattaattttgaaatttctgacattgtaaagttcgactacagtaaaagttgtaaaaggcatttttttgtaccaaaaacacttcattttgttattaaaattgtggttatataaatctttttttcaaacattttttgttcgtttcaatgccaatgttatcataaattatgtttcaataatattatacaaatattttattatatttcatctcAAAAAAtaggctgatttttcaagttttaaaaaatcaaggtgttgcaatacttttttccatgtgtatatattgtaaaGGAAAGAAAATTCTACAAAAGTAATTACCTTTACAGTATCATTTCGAACCTGTCTACATTGTAAACGAATTAAGTTTCTTTCAGTTCTGGGAAAATGGAGTAGTTAAATTATTTGAACTTACTACTGTTTTCTGCTAGAAGTAGTGATATTCTGGCTGAAAAGACCAAACATACTAAAAAATTTATAGACCACATATTCCTCAGTCTTCCTGATAGGGCTAGCTTGACAGTAAACAGGTAAGGATATCTACTGATAATTCAAGACATATCAGATGATATAGGTTAAAGTTTGCATTTGTGCGTACACTACACCGACGTTTAGAGTTCACACAGTCAGACATCGAAACCCGAGGATTATAAAAGTCTCGATTTCATGAGAATATAGAAAGGATCATTCCCTTGTGGCTTTGACTCATGCACTATGCTtgtcataaataaactcatcatagataccaggactaaaatttgtatatactccagacgcgcgtttcgtctacagaagactcatcagtgacactcgaatccaaaaaagttaaaaaggcaaaaaaacgaagttgaagagcttttaggaccaaaattcccaaaagtgttgccaaatacagctaaggtaatctatgcctgaggtagaaaagcctaaaaaaaatattttgtaaacgataaatttataaatacaaccatatcaatgacaattcatgtcagcacatcaaatgctgactactgggcttgtgataccctcggggaaataaatctccaccagcagaaAGTTTGATGGAGCCAAATCCTCCCCAATGTCTAAGAAAAGGGCTAAACTCATTATATCGatacaaagcagaaaaaaaaacagttaacaaaacaaatcaaactgGACCTAGGTTATTATACATCTCAACAACACAAATACTATATAAGTAGAGTCCTAAGAGTAGGAGTAGTTACTAAAAGCTACTTCAATGCCAATCACAGCTAGTTTAACGTCGATAacaattaaaaggaaaaaaacatgcatctaagactaaaatatcaatcaatacaCATCAAAACTCCAATGGATTTATCTAAAGATGTCATTAATAGTCAGAGACAAACATGACATTGTGAAATGCAAAGATATATGTATTTACTACAGATTGTAGAGCCATGAATGTGCAAAAGTATAGCAAAGTTATATTACAGATAGAAacttaaataatcaaaaatgaaCAAGACAATTAAGGCAATGTGAAAGAAATTGTCCGATATAGCCTTAGTGGAGTTATTCTCGTTAAAAGACGATGTTCACcttatatgataaaaattataaaagaaaaacagagaCTGTGAATTCCAAAACAATCAGCAAGTCAAGATCTAGACTACTAACAAGTAAAATTTGATGTTCCGAGCAAAAACCAATGAAGAAGATAGAGAGAAACTAAACATTCTAAATAATCAACAATTATTAcaagatcaacaaaaaaaaaaacaatgaagatAGAGAGAAACTAAACTTTCTAAATAATCAATAATTATTACAAGATCAACAAAACAGGAGTTTTTTCCCTTGGTTTCTATTCTCGACTACAATGTTGGAGAGTTATTGTTGAATATGCACGGTACATGTGACAGTACACACAGTAGTTTTGTGTCAACTATGATCAACTATAAAGGAACAAAAAGAAGATGCAAAcatttttcttgcttttttttatttcaagctCTTATACTTACAGCAAAAATAAATAGTTAGAAGCGCAACAATTGAGAGGACAAGAGGACATACgaattattctttgttttaaaaataatagtaTATTTCTGAATCAAATTAACATACAATAATACAAGTATCAGTACAAAATTGAGACAAACAAAGCGACCAGCATACACAGCTGAATACACAACGACACCAACAACATGAAAATATCTAAAGCCTGAGAAACATCAACCCAGGATACTTTAGCTAAAATGTCTGTTCGTGTAGCCTCATTGTCACAGGTGTCGCCtccattttgtttttgatcTTGGTGATTTGGAAAGTATTTTCGGTGCTTCTGTGATTTACACATGACAGTTAATCGTCGGAGAATAGTCGGAATTGAACACGTGTCGCATGTATGGAACAGTCGGAGTTGTATGATAGTGAGAAGACAAATTATGCAGCTAAATATAAGGTTgctgattaaaaaataacacactCTTGACATGGTGCGTGATGTTTTTGGTAGATAACTTGATATCATTGTCATGAATACGGCTATTGCTAATAAGACTGTTATGGAGAAGGAAATTCTTTCACCAGACGTCGCTGGTAACAAAAATACGAACGAATTCAGAAAAGTAAGCAATATAATAGGAAATATAATGTTTACAAGGTAAAATAAAGGGTTTCTGTTAACGGTGATCAATACACTGAACAGCGATCCCGCGTCAGCAACAATTGATGCAAATGCAGTTGTCTCATTTAGCTGCCAGATTTCATGTTCAGTATAACGAGTAAGAATTGCATGATCAATTTCAGAGTTCATGAAAATTTCCTCTGGTAATGTCCCCACTGATATAAAATGGATTGCGCATGTCTGTTGGTCAAATGGAAAATGTGTGACGTCAACAGAACACGACGTAATTATCATATCTAAAGGTGTCCAGATTGCCGTGCCATTGTTATAGTACCTAATTGTCATAAAATCTTCCCCAATTGCAGACATATCATCAAAAGCATTTCCAAGAAACAAATTAGGTTTCCAAACATCATTTTGTTCAAAAATTATTGAATTCATATTTCCATATTCCGTTTTGTTCCAGATCATTCGATTATCCTGCCAAGTAACTTTTAGCAAACCAACTACAGAAAATTTCCCAgtaacttcatcaaaatcttTTATAGATATCAAACTGAAGCTCATATTCACCATGGTACTTTTCTTGTTATCATGTAATGGTCGTATCATTTTGTTATGACCATCTAACAGGTCTGAATATAGTTTATTTGCCTCATCCATTAAATCCCCAAATGACCTTGCGATGAAGATATAAACCAAGAAGAATCTAGTCAGAATGTTGGCTGAAAAAGAAGAACAGAAAGTTTCATTAAGAGTGCATTTCTTTTTAACCAAACTTTGTAAACGTTGTGTGGCGTCTGCTGTTGTTTTCTATACGCTACAAAAGTAGAATCAAATACATCGTTTAATGAGTCTTTTAATACTGACCATGTTTGAAGACTTTGAACTTTCAATAAGGCATGCACATGCTGTTTGTAAACAGACTTTTTACAAACATAGTAAAAGATACATCGTTTGATACGGTGCTTTTTGTCCGcaatttgctttttgtccgcttttgctttttgttcgattattttgctttttgtccgatacttttgttttttgtccgttgctttttgtccgttttgctttttgtccgataattttgctttttgtccgatacttttgctttttgtccgttgctttttgtccgttttgctttttgtccgataattttgctttttgtccgacacttttgctttttgtccgttgctttttgtccgttttgctttttagctcacctggaccATAGGGCTAAGTGATCTTTTCTCATTTTCTCATTATTCGTCGTCGtcattaatttttacaaaaatcttctcttctgaaactactggcaaaattaaagcaaacatGGCCAAAATCATCCTTAGGGTATTTAGTTTCAAAAAAGTATCCGATGACGCCGCCCAATAATTAAGATGGCCGcaatgtctaaaaatagaacatcgcataaaatgtagattttgactTATATATCTGAAACAAAACCATAGAGACAATCTAACAAGGGATAAGAACATTTCACCTCATAAAATAATGTTGACCAGTCAGAACTTTTCATGTGGGACAATATGAGCtcttaatttcaaaaaaagtgggacaatcgggaataagcCCTACAGACTTGAGCAATTCTAAAATAAACACTGTTGATGTatctcttttaaattttctattaaatttttttttacatctacgAATGCACTATATTGTATCTGtatctaaaatattaaacacatttatttcgtTATAGAAATTAAGTAAATGCTTAAGTAACCATTTTATTACTTTTCCCCCTCTTTTCGAGtttgtcaaacaaaaataaactactTTGTTGAAAATGCTGTTGTGTTAACCAAAGTTTCCTTAATCTTATTACTTGAATAACCTCGAACTTCCTCGTCATTTGGATATAGTTGCTAAATAATTCCGAAATGTATGGATTAATATAGTTTATCTAAATAAATCGCTACACATGTATTACGTAAACTTTGTGATAGTGTTCCAAAAAtgaagtttgtttgtttgttatatttgtaatatttgtaatgtttaagaaaaataaagttgttgGAAATATGACGAAAATATTACCAgacttaaaaaagtttttttttaactgaaatgttgcaaaatattttggaGCGACTGTCAATTGGCCATTCGCATATAAGTGCAAATGGTGACTATATATTATTAGCGGGAAGAAGAAACTGTGCGTTTAAGCAATTACATGTCGTAAATGTGTGCACTTCCACATGTAGCAAACGCCGACACCATTTAACATAAtgataaaactattcaaacgagaaaaccattgatttacaaaacactatacgacaaacaaatacagaaacaaacaacaactattgAATTACAGATTGAAACTCCGTTCCTGACTTATTCGTATGAttatcatatataatatttagcGCGGTTCAACATCAATTTAGAATTTCAATAACGAAACCATCACTCAAggattatttgatttgataaatttctAAACTATTCTAAAGTTTCgagcatataaaaaagaagatgtggtatgattgccaatgagacaactatccacaaaagaccaaaatgacacaaacattaacaactataggtcaccgtacgaccttcaacaatgagcaaagcccataccgcatagtcagctataaaaggctccgataagacaatgtaaaacaattcaaacgagaaaactaacggccttatttaagtaaaaaaatgaacgaaaaacaaatatgtaacacataaacaaacgacaaccactgaattacaggctcctgacttgggacaggcacagaTTTAAATAATGTGCCGGAGTTAAACatattagcgggatcccaactctccccctaacctgggacagtggtataatagtacaacataagaacgaactataaaaatcagttgaaaaaggcttaattcATCAGATAGACACAAATACAAGtgaacgtggccgggtacttatacatcccgacacaaaaagacacaatgaacagatctgagagtactcgcagttatctgacagctatttcaaagccactaacaactaataaaaagtcATGCCTCTGAGACTTAACGTTCGTTTAAGTCTTTGAATATCCCATGTATTCTACAAATTGGTGTACGTACACCATTGCTCACACGTTTGAGGATGACAGACTAACTTACGACCAGAATGAATAAGAATTAGTCTATATAACAAgatctaaaatatttttagtgTAAAAGACtttaacctcgccacattatttatgtatgtgcctgtaccaagtcaggagcctgtatattcagtggttgtcgtttgtttatgtgttacatatttgttttttcatttatttttttgacataaataaggccgttagttttctcgtttgaattgttttacattgtcttatcggggccttttatagctgactatgctgtatgggctttcctcattgttgaaggccgtacgatgacctaatGCTGTTAATGTcagtgtcatttttgtcttttgtggatagttgtctcatttgcaataataccacatcttcttttttataagaatgCCAACTCCTCACACGTACAACTATtacttcattttctttttttcactcATCTAattattatgtctattttaattcaatattgtatccatataaatgtatatgaacgctaacatatatataattattgcgATATCATATATAAGAGAGAGGCAAAGTGTACCAAAGTATAATCACACTAAAAAGGGTTGAAACAAACCAACAAAGCCGCAgctgaatgaaaaacaacaagatacacaacagtccacaaaacaaatggtccgagaacacaattaattcgtagtgcatttcttttagaacataaatgaaaattaaaaaaatcccacctgcgctttctcaatgaaacttttacagtgtgttgtactaattttgggacaaattatatcaaaattatagaaaacttcatcgcgtctaactcaaaatatggacaattttgtgtttagggtgtcttgaaatcttttgacagcttccgaagtgcttatttttaacctttttttcagctggaccaaatcactactttcctgtaaaattctggacccaattcTTTTTACAGTgtatttcccccccccccccccccctacttacaatttgaggcattaaacaaggagaaataaatttggaaggggtataaaaattattggcaagtaacccactgttatcACTAGGGACTAataacgaaaatcaagggacgacaattgt
It contains:
- the LOC134685264 gene encoding acetylcholine receptor subunit alpha-1-B-like, translating into MDEANKLYSDLLDGHNKMIRPLHDNKKSTMVNMSFSLISIKDFDEVTGKFSVVGLLKVTWQDNRMIWNKTEYGNMNSIIFEQNDVWKPNLFLGNAFDDMSAIGEDFMTIRYYNNGTAIWTPLDMIITSCSVDVTHFPFDQQTCAIHFISVGTLPEEIFMNSEIDHAILTRYTEHEIWQLNETTAFASIVADAGSLFSVLITVNRNPLFYLVNIIFPIILLTFLNSFVFLLPATSGERISFSITVLLAIAVFMTMISSYLPKTSRTMSRVCYFLISNLIFSCIICLLTIIQLRLFHTCDTCSIPTILRRLTVMCKSQKHRKYFPNHQDQKQNGGDTCDNEATRTDILAKVSWVDVSQALDIFMLLVSLCIQLCMLVALFVSILY